In Hymenobacter sublimis, a single genomic region encodes these proteins:
- a CDS encoding glycosyltransferase family 2 protein: protein MSKRLSQHFPVELSIVIPLLNEAESLPELTRWIHRVLTQHGLTYEVILIDDGSTDTSWEVIEELAADDVHLRGIRFNRNYGKSAALNVGFKETTGRVVCTMDADLQDSPEELPGLYRMITEEGLDLVSGWKKKRYDPLSKTIPTKLFNGVTRWISGINLHDFNCGLKAYDSRVVKSVEVYGEMHRYIPVIAKWAGFRKIGEKVVQHQERKYGVTKFGLERFVYGFLDLMSITFVSRFRRRPMHFFGTLGSLSFLVGMLITLWLVGEKVWLAQHNLHARDVTAQPLFFLALVAVIIGIQLFLAGFLAEMVQLNGAHRNDYLVRERLNLK from the coding sequence TTGAGTAAGCGTCTTTCGCAGCATTTCCCCGTTGAGCTGTCCATTGTCATTCCCCTGCTCAACGAAGCCGAGTCTTTGCCAGAACTCACGCGCTGGATTCATCGGGTGCTTACCCAGCACGGGCTCACGTATGAAGTCATTCTGATTGACGATGGCTCGACGGATACTTCCTGGGAAGTAATTGAGGAGTTAGCGGCCGATGACGTGCACCTGCGCGGCATTCGCTTCAACCGCAACTACGGTAAGTCGGCGGCCCTGAACGTGGGATTCAAGGAAACTACCGGCCGGGTGGTTTGCACCATGGATGCCGACCTGCAAGACTCACCGGAGGAACTGCCGGGCCTCTACCGCATGATTACGGAGGAAGGCCTGGACCTGGTAAGCGGCTGGAAAAAGAAGCGCTACGATCCGCTCAGCAAAACCATTCCTACCAAGCTCTTCAACGGCGTCACGCGCTGGATTTCCGGCATCAATCTGCACGACTTTAACTGCGGATTGAAGGCCTACGACAGCCGCGTGGTGAAAAGTGTGGAGGTATATGGCGAAATGCACCGTTACATCCCGGTAATTGCCAAGTGGGCCGGCTTCCGCAAGATTGGGGAGAAGGTAGTGCAGCACCAGGAGCGCAAGTACGGTGTCACAAAATTCGGGTTGGAGCGGTTCGTGTACGGCTTCCTCGATCTAATGAGCATCACTTTCGTGAGCCGGTTTCGGCGGCGGCCGATGCACTTTTTCGGTACGCTAGGCTCCTTGTCGTTTTTAGTGGGCATGCTAATTACCCTGTGGCTGGTAGGGGAGAAGGTGTGGCTAGCCCAGCACAACCTGCACGCCCGCGACGTTACGGCACAGCCTCTGTTTTTCCTGGCGCTGGTCGCCGTTATCATTGGAATACAGCTGTTCCTAGCGGGTTTTCTAGCAGAAATGGTCCAACTGAACGGCGCCCACCGCAACGACTACCTAGTGCGGGAACGACTGAATTTGAAGTAA
- a CDS encoding glycosyltransferase: MKVVIIGPAYPLRGGLATYNERLARAFREAGDEVRLVTFSLQYPDFLFPGQTQFSTEPGPKDLDIEVSLNSVNPLSWYKVGNRLRRERPDVVIFRFWLPFMGPALGTVARLVRRNRHTRVVAITDNVIPHEKRPGDRPLTRYFLAACQGFVTMSRAVLADLRRLHFKQPALYRPHPLYDNFGPLKPKAEALRTLGLDPQVGYLLFFGFIRAYKGLDILLQAFADERLTKLPVKLIIAGEYYEDAAPYEELIRQHQLENRLVRATDFIPNEKVVDYFCAADMVVQPYKNATQSGVSQIAYHFSRPMLVTDVGGLAELIPNGEVGYVVPPTPKAIADALVDFYEQEREQEFTAGVWAKKKEFSWEVMVKALKEVAQVNEPAV; the protein is encoded by the coding sequence ATGAAAGTCGTCATTATTGGCCCGGCCTACCCACTACGGGGCGGACTGGCAACCTACAACGAGCGGCTGGCGCGGGCTTTCCGGGAGGCCGGCGACGAGGTGCGCCTGGTAACTTTTTCGCTCCAGTACCCTGACTTTCTGTTTCCGGGCCAGACGCAGTTCAGCACGGAGCCCGGTCCCAAGGACCTGGACATTGAGGTCAGCCTAAACTCAGTGAATCCGCTGAGCTGGTACAAGGTAGGCAACCGGCTGCGGCGGGAGCGACCCGATGTGGTCATATTTCGGTTTTGGCTACCCTTCATGGGGCCAGCCCTTGGTACAGTGGCTCGCCTGGTGCGCCGCAACCGCCATACCCGGGTAGTCGCCATCACCGACAACGTAATTCCGCACGAAAAGCGTCCCGGCGACCGTCCACTCACGCGCTACTTCCTGGCCGCCTGTCAGGGCTTCGTGACCATGAGCCGGGCCGTGCTGGCCGATTTGCGCCGCCTGCACTTCAAGCAGCCCGCCCTGTACCGGCCCCATCCGCTCTACGACAACTTCGGGCCACTTAAGCCCAAGGCGGAAGCCCTACGCACCCTAGGCCTCGATCCGCAGGTGGGGTATTTGTTATTCTTTGGCTTCATTCGAGCGTACAAAGGCTTGGACATTCTCCTGCAGGCCTTCGCGGATGAGCGCCTCACCAAGCTGCCCGTGAAGCTTATTATTGCCGGCGAGTATTACGAAGATGCAGCGCCTTACGAAGAACTAATACGCCAGCACCAGCTGGAAAATCGCCTGGTCCGAGCCACCGATTTCATTCCGAACGAAAAGGTGGTAGACTACTTCTGCGCCGCTGATATGGTGGTGCAACCCTACAAAAACGCTACCCAAAGCGGCGTCTCCCAAATTGCCTACCATTTCAGCCGCCCCATGCTGGTAACAGACGTAGGCGGGCTGGCTGAGCTGATTCCGAACGGCGAGGTAGGCTACGTGGTGCCGCCTACCCCCAAAGCCATTGCCGATGCCCTGGTCGATTTCTACGAGCAGGAGCGGGAACAGGAGTTTACGGCCGGCGTGTGGGCCAAGAAAAAGGAATTCTCGTGGGAGGTAATGGTAAAGGCTCTGAAGGAAGTGGCGCAGGTTAACGAACCAGCTGTATAA
- a CDS encoding TerC family protein, whose amino-acid sequence MENTPLFWVGFNAFVLVLLLLDLLVFNRKAHVVRMREALGWSAFWIVLSLGFNYLVYRWQGETAALEFLTGYLIEKSLSVDNLFVFLLIFTYFKVPQQYQHKILFWGIIGALVLRAAFILAGAALLAKFHFLLYVLGAFLVYTGVKMATSGGEPEIDPDNNPVVKFLSRHLPITNRLHEGKFFVRQNGTLFATPLLVVLVMVETTDVVFAADSIPAILAISRDTFIVYTSNVFALLGLRALYFALEGLMRLFHYLHYGLSLILIFIGAKLLVADLAHIPMGVSLGVVGLILGGSIVLSLLFPKKEQPPVPTEEH is encoded by the coding sequence ATGGAAAACACCCCGCTCTTCTGGGTTGGCTTCAATGCCTTCGTACTGGTTCTGTTGCTGCTCGATCTGCTCGTCTTCAACCGCAAGGCCCACGTCGTGCGTATGCGCGAGGCCCTGGGCTGGAGTGCGTTCTGGATTGTGCTGTCTTTGGGCTTTAACTACCTGGTGTACCGCTGGCAGGGCGAAACGGCCGCTCTGGAGTTCCTGACCGGCTACCTGATTGAGAAGTCGTTGAGCGTCGACAACCTGTTTGTCTTCCTGCTGATCTTCACCTACTTCAAAGTCCCGCAGCAGTACCAGCACAAGATTCTGTTCTGGGGCATTATTGGGGCTCTGGTGTTGCGGGCTGCCTTTATTTTGGCTGGGGCGGCCCTGCTGGCCAAGTTTCACTTCCTGCTGTACGTGCTGGGGGCTTTCCTGGTGTACACTGGCGTTAAGATGGCAACCAGCGGCGGCGAGCCGGAAATTGACCCCGACAACAACCCCGTGGTCAAGTTTCTGAGTCGGCACTTGCCCATTACCAACCGCCTGCACGAGGGCAAGTTCTTCGTGCGCCAGAACGGGACGCTCTTTGCTACCCCCTTGCTGGTCGTGCTGGTGATGGTAGAAACCACCGACGTCGTTTTCGCCGCCGACTCCATTCCGGCTATCCTGGCCATTTCGCGCGACACGTTTATTGTGTACACCAGCAACGTGTTTGCCTTGCTGGGGCTGCGGGCCCTGTACTTTGCGCTGGAGGGCCTCATGCGCCTCTTTCACTACCTGCACTACGGCCTGTCGCTCATCCTGATATTTATCGGCGCGAAGCTGCTGGTAGCCGATCTGGCCCATATTCCGATGGGCGTTTCCCTGGGCGTTGTGGGTCTAATTCTGGGAGGCTCCATCGTCCTTTCCCTGCTGTTTCCCAAGAAGGAGCAGCCGCCCGTTCCCACGGAGGAGCACTAA
- a CDS encoding DUF4199 domain-containing protein yields the protein MASTSPSSHPVLRTAILYGFLTGALCIAWVLFLHLTDNNAYGPKRTLSDFFPPVAAVISQILLRRYYANGPGLGKSIGVGLLTTLVGASVAAVGLYTFSQLTGPAPIEQHLAEARQLLTNAQAFYLKQPNGRQQYEAALRDLARTPAAFAQDELFKKMIFGVLLSIPGGVFLRK from the coding sequence TTGGCATCAACTTCTCCTTCCTCACACCCGGTTCTGCGCACTGCCATATTGTATGGCTTTCTAACAGGAGCGCTCTGCATTGCCTGGGTGCTGTTCCTGCACCTGACCGACAACAATGCGTACGGTCCCAAACGGACGCTCTCTGACTTTTTTCCCCCGGTGGCGGCCGTTATAAGTCAAATTCTGTTGCGCCGCTACTACGCTAATGGTCCGGGCCTGGGCAAGTCTATTGGCGTCGGGCTACTCACTACCTTAGTTGGGGCCAGTGTAGCGGCAGTAGGATTGTACACTTTCTCGCAGCTAACGGGGCCTGCGCCTATTGAACAGCATTTGGCAGAGGCCCGTCAACTACTAACGAACGCCCAGGCTTTTTACCTAAAGCAGCCCAACGGACGGCAGCAGTATGAGGCAGCTCTACGCGACCTAGCACGTACGCCGGCCGCTTTTGCCCAGGATGAATTATTTAAGAAGATGATATTTGGGGTGTTGCTTAGTATCCCGGGTGGGGTGTTTTTGCGGAAATAA
- a CDS encoding glycosyltransferase family 9 protein, with translation MPQLSNGVSVHPDCRHFRGDIPCRPNKEHGYQCANCPVYAPIEQRILIIKLGAIGDVIRTTPLLRRLRQEYPASKITWLTLTPAILPQGVIDEVLKLDLPAVLHLQQREFDILFNLDKDKEACALHDSIRATRKFGYTLHPQYGVAWPGNALADHKYLTGVFDELSLQNQKPYVQEIFELSGFDFRGEEYVFDTHEDKGYNWSALPTGRPRIGLNTGCGDRWTTRLWSDEKWETLISQLQAAGYAPVLLGGEAEAERNQRLQAATGAAYLGTFPLPQFINLMHQMDGIVTQVTMAMHISIALRKPTVLMNNIFNPYEFDLYGRGQLVQPDRQCVCFYRGSCKLGTSCMEDLPAQKVFEAVRASVAV, from the coding sequence GTGCCCCAGCTTTCCAACGGCGTATCCGTTCATCCTGACTGCCGCCATTTCCGCGGTGATATTCCTTGCCGCCCCAACAAAGAGCACGGCTACCAGTGCGCCAATTGCCCGGTTTACGCGCCCATTGAGCAGCGCATTCTAATTATCAAGCTCGGAGCCATTGGCGACGTGATTCGGACTACCCCGTTACTGCGGCGGCTGCGGCAGGAGTACCCGGCCAGCAAGATTACCTGGCTGACCCTGACGCCCGCCATTTTGCCCCAAGGCGTCATTGATGAGGTCCTGAAGCTGGACTTGCCCGCCGTGCTACACCTGCAGCAGCGGGAATTCGACATTCTATTCAACCTGGACAAGGACAAGGAAGCCTGCGCCTTGCATGACTCCATTCGGGCTACTCGAAAGTTTGGCTATACCCTGCACCCCCAGTACGGGGTAGCTTGGCCCGGCAATGCTTTGGCTGACCATAAGTACCTCACTGGTGTCTTCGACGAGTTGAGCTTGCAGAATCAGAAGCCTTACGTGCAGGAAATTTTTGAGCTTAGTGGGTTCGATTTTCGGGGCGAGGAGTACGTCTTTGACACCCACGAAGACAAGGGCTATAACTGGAGCGCCCTGCCCACGGGCCGCCCGCGCATCGGCCTGAATACCGGCTGCGGCGACCGGTGGACAACCCGCCTGTGGTCAGATGAGAAGTGGGAAACCCTGATTAGCCAGCTGCAGGCGGCCGGTTACGCGCCCGTGCTGCTGGGCGGCGAGGCAGAGGCGGAGCGTAACCAACGCCTGCAAGCCGCTACCGGCGCGGCTTACCTGGGCACCTTTCCGCTGCCGCAGTTCATCAACCTCATGCACCAAATGGACGGCATCGTAACGCAGGTAACCATGGCTATGCACATCAGCATTGCCCTGCGCAAGCCCACCGTTCTGATGAATAACATCTTCAACCCCTACGAATTTGACCTCTACGGCCGGGGCCAACTCGTGCAGCCTGACCGCCAGTGCGTGTGCTTTTACCGCGGCTCCTGCAAGCTCGGCACCAGTTGCATGGAGGATTTGCCGGCGCAGAAGGTGTTTGAGGCCGTGCGAGCCAGCGTGGCCGTGTAA
- a CDS encoding BatA domain-containing protein, which yields MVFTYPWFLIGLASIAIPIAIHLFELRRPQKLLFSNVEFISEVKLVTARQRKLRHLAVLAARIGLLGFLVLLFAQPFIPAPIESKSDNGTVGVILDNSPSMRRLGRNEQSVLEHGIQEASALPLAFPATARYSLLPAGKSALGAPEYQVAVEQIQATGQNTDLGQWLLQNQQQQAVDPLFVFSDFQKKSFSTQSIRELDTTRQVFLVPLAAQDGPNAFVDSVWLDDAFVRQGVDLRLRIRLRNGGEQPATNCQVKVFVGRQQAAALQVSVPAQQTVTTQVRVRLSDAAAQACRVEIEDFPVDFDNTYCFTLQPATQISVVELATEQQLARLYANEPLFSYRHVGTLPSDYQSILNANLLVLREAPAISVGLRENLRRAVQQGASVVVIPSAIGSSQESYTRLFRELGVGSVQWQPQSSSGPVLQEVAMPSAQNPFFRDVFTNANQRAGMPKAAPILGWSRSGTDVLRMRDGQEYLAGFPSGKGMVYVFAAPLNSLYSDFAQHPLFVPVMYRLAMESYQQEQLPAYRLNQQTIALRLPKLEQASLADNVVYRLVKDSLTYIPVQRQQGGVLHLDVPPGLQEPGFYSLQRAGKTVATLAFNFDKRESDLRSYSAAELRQLVGPNRPNIQVYEPGQAQTVAAHYRATRVGVPLWRYCLWGALACLLLEGVLLRWNRRPAPAAAVAA from the coding sequence ATGGTTTTTACCTATCCGTGGTTTTTAATTGGGTTGGCTTCTATTGCTATTCCAATTGCAATTCACTTGTTTGAACTAAGGCGCCCACAAAAGCTGCTTTTTTCTAACGTAGAGTTTATTAGTGAGGTAAAGCTGGTTACTGCGCGTCAGCGAAAATTGAGGCACTTAGCAGTGTTAGCTGCGCGCATAGGTCTGTTGGGCTTTCTAGTTCTGTTGTTCGCGCAGCCCTTTATTCCTGCCCCGATAGAGTCGAAGTCAGATAATGGAACGGTAGGGGTGATACTGGACAACTCGCCTAGTATGCGTCGGCTGGGGCGTAATGAGCAGTCAGTGCTGGAGCATGGTATTCAAGAAGCTTCTGCGTTGCCTTTAGCTTTTCCCGCTACCGCACGTTACTCGTTGTTGCCTGCAGGAAAATCAGCTTTGGGAGCTCCAGAGTACCAGGTTGCAGTTGAGCAGATTCAGGCAACAGGTCAGAACACTGACTTAGGGCAATGGCTGCTGCAAAATCAGCAGCAACAAGCAGTTGATCCTTTGTTTGTCTTTTCCGATTTCCAGAAAAAAAGCTTTTCTACACAATCCATCCGTGAGCTTGATACTACTCGGCAGGTATTCTTGGTGCCGCTAGCTGCGCAAGATGGTCCTAATGCCTTTGTTGATAGTGTATGGCTTGATGATGCTTTCGTCCGGCAGGGAGTAGACTTGCGTCTTCGTATTCGCTTGCGGAACGGAGGGGAACAGCCGGCCACCAATTGTCAGGTTAAAGTATTTGTTGGTCGTCAACAGGCCGCTGCGCTGCAAGTCAGTGTACCAGCGCAGCAAACGGTGACAACTCAGGTCCGGGTGCGGTTGTCTGATGCCGCAGCACAGGCATGCCGAGTGGAGATAGAGGACTTTCCGGTTGACTTCGATAATACTTACTGCTTTACTCTGCAGCCTGCTACCCAAATTTCAGTGGTTGAACTGGCCACTGAGCAGCAGTTGGCGCGGCTCTACGCGAACGAACCTTTGTTCTCATATCGCCACGTTGGAACGCTGCCGTCAGATTATCAAAGCATACTCAATGCAAATTTGCTGGTGCTACGGGAGGCTCCTGCTATTTCAGTTGGGCTACGCGAAAATCTACGGCGGGCCGTCCAGCAAGGAGCAAGCGTGGTTGTTATACCCTCTGCTATTGGTAGTAGCCAGGAATCGTATACTCGGCTGTTTCGGGAATTAGGTGTTGGCTCAGTCCAATGGCAACCACAATCGAGCAGCGGACCTGTGCTACAGGAGGTTGCAATGCCCAGTGCGCAAAACCCGTTTTTTCGGGACGTCTTCACGAATGCCAACCAGCGGGCCGGCATGCCTAAGGCAGCACCCATACTAGGCTGGTCTCGTTCCGGTACTGATGTACTACGCATGCGAGATGGCCAAGAGTATCTAGCTGGTTTTCCCAGCGGCAAAGGAATGGTATATGTGTTTGCCGCCCCCTTGAATAGCCTTTACTCAGACTTTGCCCAACACCCCCTGTTTGTGCCCGTCATGTACCGCCTGGCCATGGAAAGCTATCAGCAGGAGCAGCTGCCCGCCTACCGGCTCAATCAGCAGACAATAGCGCTCCGTTTGCCGAAGCTGGAACAGGCCAGCCTCGCAGACAATGTGGTATACCGTTTAGTAAAGGACAGCCTTACCTATATTCCTGTTCAGCGTCAGCAAGGGGGCGTATTGCACCTAGATGTGCCGCCCGGATTGCAGGAGCCTGGTTTCTATAGCTTACAACGAGCCGGCAAGACAGTTGCTACCCTTGCTTTTAACTTCGATAAGCGAGAGTCAGACCTGCGCAGTTATTCTGCTGCTGAACTACGGCAACTGGTAGGGCCCAATCGGCCAAATATTCAGGTATATGAACCGGGGCAGGCGCAAACTGTGGCGGCGCACTACCGAGCCACGCGTGTAGGGGTTCCCTTGTGGCGCTACTGCTTATGGGGGGCGCTAGCTTGCTTACTGCTAGAAGGTGTGCTGTTGCGGTGGAACCGCCGTCCTGCTCCGGCAGCAGCCGTAGCTGCTTAG
- a CDS encoding DUF4199 domain-containing protein encodes MENTATPAVTPASVGIRYGLIVGIAGVILDLIFRMTGLGFKMPVVSLVLIAALWIVGMVMAHKEFKRSNNGFMTYKQGIVIGLMIGLLYGILSGIFNYVYINFLDTNYVQSVRDYTEETLAKLNLPEEAMEKGLADFTQEKMGSALSIVKTIFGGVIGGLILSLIISAFTKHSRPEFE; translated from the coding sequence ATGGAAAACACCGCTACCCCCGCCGTCACTCCAGCCTCGGTTGGCATTCGCTACGGCCTCATCGTTGGCATTGCTGGAGTTATCCTGGACCTGATCTTCAGGATGACAGGCCTGGGCTTCAAAATGCCCGTGGTGTCACTAGTGCTGATAGCTGCTCTCTGGATTGTAGGCATGGTGATGGCGCACAAGGAATTTAAGCGGAGTAACAACGGCTTTATGACGTACAAGCAAGGCATTGTCATCGGTCTGATGATTGGCTTGCTGTACGGCATCCTATCAGGTATTTTCAATTACGTATACATTAACTTCCTCGACACCAACTATGTGCAGTCCGTACGTGACTACACGGAGGAAACGCTCGCCAAGCTTAATTTGCCGGAAGAGGCAATGGAAAAAGGCTTGGCTGACTTCACCCAGGAGAAAATGGGTTCCGCGCTGTCGATCGTCAAAACAATCTTTGGAGGCGTAATAGGCGGTTTGATTTTATCCTTGATTATTTCGGCCTTCACCAAACATTCCCGTCCTGAGTTTGAGTAA
- a CDS encoding biosynthetic peptidoglycan transglycosylase — translation MTPATKKKIGIGLGILTALLLLGLSIFLFKRQQLLDYALQQVKAKVERKYPVVLTLGPARFTDLNTVQLNGVSLVPTATPDTLLRAQVVRASLSVRSLFAGRPVFSNLEIDNARLSARQTRTGQDNYSFLYKKKKNQPEVPRDTTKGTNYGLLANQLLEATFDNIPEEADFRNFLVTYRSPRHEATLTMPRLAIEDGDITGQLTAVIDSVENRVGVQGRIDASDYEVDAQVFGLERRPVVLPYVQSRYGARVQFDTVRVSLSDKDLNGDDELTVHGTASAANFIVNHPKLSDSDVRFPRGGIDFVMKLGQASFALEKGTRVLLNRMELFPELSVRRLPVPERVIGKDINGLTNRNQLLAGIQLKLNVESAETKANDFFASLPEGVFETLEGTQAEGTLKYRLMADLDMNKLDSLKFNSGLQATKFRITHFGRENLNKLNEEFPYTAYNDKGDSVKTFMVGPSNPEFTPYNEVSDYLKAAIMTAEDPRFLTHRGFMEKAFVKSAIQNLKERRFARGGSTISMQLVKNVFLTRKKTIVRKAEEALIVWIIENTRLASKERMFEVYLNIIEWGPKIYGIHEAAEFYFDKRPDNLTLTESLYLASIIPKPKYYRYSFNQYGELRGSARYFYRLIAGLMARKGLIAQSDYENLGYAININGPARKFIVRATRDTVRTVVAADSSQYEPLNLIDLLGGNTAPDAGVNTAQDAPPAQQPATPPTKP, via the coding sequence GTGACTCCAGCTACCAAGAAAAAAATCGGCATTGGCCTCGGCATCCTGACGGCGCTTTTGCTCCTGGGCCTCAGTATTTTCCTGTTTAAGCGTCAGCAATTGCTGGATTACGCCCTGCAGCAGGTGAAAGCCAAAGTGGAGCGCAAGTACCCCGTGGTGCTAACCCTGGGCCCGGCCCGCTTCACCGACCTGAACACGGTGCAACTCAACGGCGTGAGCCTAGTGCCCACCGCCACCCCCGATACGCTGCTGCGGGCCCAGGTAGTGCGCGCATCCCTGAGCGTGCGTAGCCTGTTTGCGGGTCGCCCAGTGTTCAGCAACCTGGAAATTGACAATGCCCGCCTCAGCGCCCGGCAAACCCGCACCGGCCAGGACAACTACTCCTTCCTCTACAAAAAGAAGAAAAACCAGCCCGAGGTACCGCGCGATACTACCAAAGGCACGAACTACGGGCTGCTGGCTAACCAACTGCTGGAGGCGACTTTCGACAACATCCCGGAGGAAGCCGACTTCCGCAATTTCCTGGTTACCTACCGCAGCCCCCGCCACGAGGCGACGCTGACCATGCCGCGCCTAGCCATTGAGGACGGCGACATTACCGGCCAGCTCACGGCCGTTATCGACTCGGTGGAAAACCGGGTGGGCGTGCAGGGCCGCATTGATGCCAGCGACTACGAGGTGGATGCGCAGGTGTTTGGCCTGGAGCGCCGGCCCGTGGTGCTGCCCTACGTGCAGAGCCGCTACGGCGCCCGGGTGCAGTTTGACACCGTGCGCGTGAGCCTCAGCGACAAAGACCTGAACGGCGACGATGAGCTAACCGTGCACGGCACGGCCTCGGCCGCCAACTTCATCGTCAATCACCCCAAGCTTTCCGACAGCGACGTACGTTTCCCGCGCGGCGGCATTGATTTCGTGATGAAGCTGGGCCAAGCCTCGTTTGCGTTGGAAAAGGGCACGCGGGTGCTACTCAACCGCATGGAGCTGTTCCCGGAGCTGAGTGTGCGCCGCCTGCCGGTGCCCGAGCGGGTGATTGGCAAGGACATCAACGGCCTGACCAACCGCAACCAACTGCTGGCCGGCATTCAGCTGAAGTTGAACGTAGAGTCGGCCGAAACCAAGGCCAACGATTTCTTCGCCTCCCTGCCCGAGGGCGTGTTTGAAACCCTGGAAGGCACCCAGGCCGAGGGTACGCTCAAGTACCGCCTAATGGCCGATTTGGACATGAATAAGCTGGACAGCCTCAAGTTCAACTCGGGGTTGCAGGCCACCAAATTTCGCATCACCCACTTCGGCCGCGAAAACCTGAACAAGCTCAACGAGGAGTTCCCCTACACGGCCTACAACGACAAGGGAGACTCCGTGAAAACCTTTATGGTAGGCCCCTCCAACCCGGAGTTCACGCCCTACAACGAGGTGTCCGATTATCTGAAGGCGGCCATTATGACGGCCGAGGACCCGCGCTTTCTTACCCACCGCGGCTTCATGGAAAAGGCCTTTGTGAAGTCGGCCATTCAGAACCTGAAGGAGCGGCGCTTTGCCCGCGGCGGCAGCACCATTTCCATGCAGCTGGTGAAAAACGTGTTCCTGACGCGGAAGAAGACCATTGTACGCAAGGCCGAAGAGGCCCTGATTGTCTGGATTATTGAAAACACCCGTCTGGCCTCCAAGGAACGGATGTTCGAGGTCTACCTGAACATCATTGAGTGGGGCCCGAAAATTTACGGTATCCACGAGGCGGCGGAATTTTACTTTGATAAGCGCCCCGATAACCTCACGCTCACCGAAAGCCTCTACCTGGCCAGCATCATTCCCAAGCCTAAGTATTACCGCTACTCCTTTAACCAGTACGGGGAGCTACGGGGCTCGGCGCGCTACTTCTACCGCCTGATTGCCGGCTTGATGGCCCGTAAAGGCCTGATTGCCCAGAGCGACTATGAGAACCTGGGCTACGCCATCAACATCAACGGCCCGGCCCGCAAGTTTATCGTGCGCGCTACCCGCGACACGGTACGCACCGTAGTAGCCGCCGATTCCTCGCAGTACGAGCCCCTGAACCTGATTGATCTGCTGGGCGGCAATACTGCCCCCGATGCCGGCGTGAACACGGCCCAGGACGCGCCCCCCGCCCAGCAACCCGCTACCCCGCCTACCAAGCCGTAA
- the purB gene encoding adenylosuccinate lyase has translation MSAPVDYALLTPLTAVSPLDGRYRSQVALLAPYFSELALIRYRVLVEVEYFIALCELPLPQLQDIDTATLEGLRSIYTGFSTEDAEAVKAHEKITNHDVKAVEYFLRDQFTARGLGQYLEFIHFGLTSQDINNTAIPLSLQHALIHTLLPAYAKVRNQLATRATEWATVPMLARTHGQPASPTRLGKEVQVFVARLDAQVELLGQVPFGAKFGGATGNFNAHHVAYPDTNWHNFARQFVEGRLGLKRSYPTTQIEHYDHLAALCDALKRLNNILIDLARDVWQYISLGYFRQTIKEGEVGSSAMPHKVNPIDFENAEGNLGLANAVLEHLAAKLPISRLQRDLTDSTVLRNLGVPLGHTLIALTALQRGLNKLALDEEALRRDLDANWPVVAEALQTILRRENYPDPYNALKALTRTHGAITEETISAFIDTLDVSDKVKGELRAITPANYVGI, from the coding sequence ATGTCCGCACCTGTCGACTACGCCCTGCTTACGCCGCTCACCGCCGTTTCGCCGCTTGATGGGCGCTACCGCAGCCAAGTGGCCCTGCTCGCTCCCTATTTTTCGGAGCTGGCCCTGATTCGCTACCGCGTGCTCGTGGAAGTGGAATACTTCATTGCCCTCTGCGAGCTACCCCTACCCCAGCTGCAGGATATAGACACTGCCACCCTCGAAGGCCTGCGTAGCATCTACACGGGCTTCTCAACAGAGGATGCCGAGGCCGTGAAGGCCCACGAGAAAATCACGAACCACGACGTAAAAGCCGTGGAATACTTTCTGCGCGACCAGTTCACGGCCCGGGGCCTGGGCCAGTACCTGGAGTTTATTCACTTCGGCCTGACCTCGCAGGATATCAACAACACCGCCATTCCGCTCAGCCTGCAGCACGCCCTAATTCATACTCTGCTGCCGGCCTACGCGAAAGTGCGCAACCAGCTGGCTACCCGCGCCACTGAGTGGGCAACCGTGCCCATGCTGGCTCGTACCCACGGCCAGCCCGCCTCTCCTACCCGCTTGGGCAAGGAAGTTCAGGTGTTCGTGGCCCGCCTCGATGCCCAGGTGGAACTGCTCGGGCAGGTGCCTTTCGGGGCCAAGTTTGGCGGCGCTACTGGTAACTTCAACGCCCACCACGTGGCCTACCCCGACACCAACTGGCACAACTTTGCCCGTCAGTTTGTGGAAGGCCGGCTGGGCCTGAAGCGTAGCTACCCCACCACCCAGATTGAGCACTACGACCATCTGGCGGCCCTCTGCGACGCCCTCAAGCGCCTCAATAACATTCTGATTGACCTAGCCCGCGACGTGTGGCAGTACATTTCCCTGGGCTACTTCCGCCAGACCATCAAGGAGGGCGAAGTAGGGTCATCGGCTATGCCGCATAAGGTCAATCCCATCGATTTCGAAAACGCAGAAGGCAACCTGGGCCTGGCTAACGCCGTGCTTGAGCACTTAGCCGCCAAGCTGCCCATCTCCCGCCTCCAGCGCGACCTGACCGACTCCACCGTGTTGCGCAACCTGGGCGTCCCGCTAGGCCACACCCTCATTGCCCTGACGGCCCTGCAGCGCGGCCTAAACAAGCTGGCCCTCGATGAAGAAGCCCTGCGCCGCGACTTGGACGCCAACTGGCCCGTAGTGGCGGAGGCCCTGCAGACCATTCTGCGCCGCGAAAACTACCCCGACCCCTACAATGCCCTCAAAGCCCTAACCCGCACCCACGGCGCCATCACGGAGGAAACCATCAGCGCCTTCATTGACACACTCGATGTCAGCGACAAAGTGAAGGGCGAGCTGCGTGCCATTACGCCCGCTAACTATGTAGGAATATAG